One window from the genome of Prochlorococcus marinus XMU1411 encodes:
- a CDS encoding glutathione S-transferase family protein, whose product MQNKYLIKASRKFWFWFWTQLMNGFAPSDLYGNYKRPKGITINSEYDINNENGQIYLLVGHSCPWCQRTLLVHEIKDLSKKVKVIFLKADVEHGEWIFNTKIKECIRLSDLYKKANKKIIFRATLPLLISFVKDEVNILSNESSQIIRLLNSIKSESKYQSLSIKDGNQKFLDLINYSINDGVYKCGFARNQSAYEKASKNLFAAINEIENLLQKNKGDWIFGEELTYADIYLFPTLIRWELIYSKFFKCTEQELSSFEKIIEWRLKFFKLSNVNRTCFDNKWKKDYYKALFPLNPNQIIPVLPSLKDIMKVES is encoded by the coding sequence ATGCAAAATAAATACCTTATAAAGGCCTCCAGAAAATTCTGGTTTTGGTTTTGGACCCAATTAATGAATGGCTTCGCGCCATCAGATTTATATGGTAATTATAAAAGGCCTAAAGGTATAACCATTAATAGTGAATACGATATTAATAATGAGAATGGACAAATTTATTTATTAGTAGGTCATTCTTGTCCATGGTGTCAAAGAACATTACTCGTACACGAAATAAAAGATTTATCTAAAAAAGTTAAAGTAATTTTTTTAAAGGCAGACGTTGAGCATGGCGAATGGATTTTCAATACAAAGATTAAGGAATGCATAAGACTTTCAGACCTTTACAAAAAAGCTAATAAAAAGATTATTTTTAGAGCGACATTACCTCTTTTAATTAGCTTTGTAAAAGATGAAGTAAATATTCTTTCTAATGAAAGTTCACAGATTATAAGACTACTCAATTCAATAAAAAGTGAATCGAAATATCAGTCATTAAGTATTAAAGATGGTAATCAAAAATTTTTAGATTTAATTAATTACAGCATTAATGATGGCGTATATAAATGTGGTTTCGCCAGAAACCAGTCAGCTTACGAAAAAGCAAGTAAAAATCTTTTCGCAGCTATAAATGAAATTGAAAATTTACTACAGAAAAATAAAGGGGACTGGATATTTGGAGAAGAGTTAACCTACGCAGATATTTACCTTTTTCCAACGCTTATAAGATGGGAATTAATATATAGCAAATTTTTCAAATGTACTGAACAAGAACTATCAAGTTTTGAAAAGATTATTGAATGGAGATTAAAATTCTTTAAATTATCTAATGTAAATAGGACATGCTTCGACAATAAATGGAAAAAAGATTACTACAAAGCTTTATTCCCTTTAAACCCAAATCAAATAATCCCAGTTTTACCATCGCTAAAGGACATAATGAAAGTAGAGTCCTAA
- a CDS encoding aspartoacylase, whose amino-acid sequence MTVQRILIVSGTHGNEINPVWAVQQFNRKENSLNNGIEYEYIIGNPAAYEKGCRYIDLDLNRSFKEIENFDQHKNSLYEINRANFLVDEFGIDGSKPCQIAIDLHTTTANMGTSIVMYGRRSKDFCLAALLQNKFGLPIYLHEKDKAQTGFLVEAWPCGLVIEIGAVAQNFYDQNIINRFSLIISSLREEIDKLKNKLIELPKELVVHVHQGSIDYPRDEKGDIDGIIHPERINQDWKMIKRGDPLFLDSQGIIHKYERDQLIWPVFIGEVAYKEKKIAMSYTKKEVICSKKQWVQEFESF is encoded by the coding sequence ATGACTGTTCAAAGAATACTTATCGTTTCAGGCACGCATGGGAACGAAATTAATCCTGTTTGGGCTGTTCAGCAATTTAATAGAAAGGAAAATAGTTTAAATAATGGTATTGAGTATGAGTACATCATAGGTAATCCTGCTGCCTATGAAAAAGGTTGCAGGTATATAGATTTAGATTTAAATAGATCTTTTAAAGAAATTGAGAATTTTGATCAACATAAGAATAGCTTATATGAAATTAATAGAGCCAATTTTTTAGTAGATGAATTTGGAATTGACGGATCTAAACCCTGTCAAATTGCAATCGATTTGCACACTACTACTGCAAATATGGGAACTAGCATTGTTATGTATGGGAGGAGATCCAAAGATTTTTGTTTAGCTGCATTACTGCAGAACAAATTTGGATTGCCTATTTATTTGCACGAAAAAGATAAAGCCCAAACAGGCTTTCTTGTAGAAGCTTGGCCATGTGGTTTAGTTATTGAAATAGGAGCTGTCGCACAAAATTTTTATGATCAAAATATTATAAATAGATTCTCTCTAATAATTAGCTCCCTGAGGGAAGAGATAGATAAATTAAAAAATAAACTTATAGAACTTCCAAAGGAATTAGTAGTTCACGTTCATCAAGGGAGTATAGATTATCCAAGAGATGAAAAGGGCGATATTGATGGCATAATTCATCCTGAGAGAATAAACCAAGATTGGAAAATGATTAAAAGAGGAGATCCATTATTTCTGGATAGCCAAGGAATAATCCACAAATATGAACGGGACCAATTGATTTGGCCTGTTTTTATTGGAGAAGTTGCTTATAAGGAAAAAAAAATTGCCATGAGCTACACAAAAAAAGAAGTGATTTGTTCCAAAAAACAATGGGTTCAAGAGTTTGAAAGTTTTTAA
- the psbA gene encoding photosystem II q(b) protein, which translates to MTTIQQQRSSLLKGWPQFCEWVTSTNNRIYVGWFGVLMIPCLLTAAACFIVAFIAAPPVDIDGIREPVAGSFLYGNNIISGAVVPSSNAIGLHFYPIWEAATVDEWLYNGGPYQLVIFHFLIGISAYMGRQWELSYRLGMRPWICVAYSAPVSAAFAVFLVYPFGQGSFSDGMPLGISGTFNFMFVFQAEHNILMHPFHMAGVAGMFGGSLFSAMHGSLVTSSLIRETTETESQNYGYKFGQEEETYNIVAAHGYFGRLIFQYASFNNSRSLHFFLAVFPVVCVWLTSMGICTMAFNLNGFNFNQSVVDANGKIVPTWGDVLNRANLGMEVMHERNAHNFPLDLAAAESTTVALSAPAIG; encoded by the coding sequence ATGACAACTATTCAGCAGCAGCGTTCTTCGCTGTTAAAAGGTTGGCCACAGTTTTGTGAGTGGGTAACATCAACTAACAACAGAATTTATGTTGGTTGGTTCGGCGTCTTAATGATTCCATGCCTTCTTACAGCAGCGGCTTGCTTCATCGTTGCATTCATCGCAGCACCACCAGTAGACATCGACGGAATTAGAGAGCCAGTTGCTGGTTCATTCCTATATGGAAACAACATCATCTCAGGTGCAGTTGTTCCTTCATCAAACGCTATTGGTCTACACTTCTACCCAATTTGGGAAGCAGCTACTGTAGATGAGTGGTTATACAACGGTGGTCCTTACCAGCTTGTAATTTTCCACTTCCTAATTGGTATTTCAGCATACATGGGAAGACAGTGGGAGCTTTCATACCGTTTAGGTATGCGTCCATGGATCTGTGTTGCATACTCTGCACCAGTTTCAGCAGCTTTCGCAGTATTCCTTGTATACCCATTCGGTCAAGGTTCATTCTCTGACGGAATGCCTCTAGGTATCTCTGGAACATTTAACTTCATGTTTGTTTTCCAGGCAGAGCACAACATTCTTATGCACCCATTCCACATGGCTGGTGTTGCTGGTATGTTCGGAGGATCTTTATTCTCAGCTATGCATGGTTCACTTGTTACTTCATCTCTAATCAGAGAAACAACTGAGACAGAGTCTCAGAACTATGGTTACAAGTTCGGACAAGAAGAAGAAACATATAACATCGTTGCAGCTCATGGCTACTTCGGTCGTTTGATCTTCCAATATGCAAGTTTCAACAACAGCAGAAGTCTTCACTTCTTCCTAGCTGTATTCCCAGTTGTTTGTGTATGGTTAACTTCAATGGGTATCTGCACAATGGCATTCAACCTTAACGGTTTCAACTTCAACCAGTCAGTTGTTGATGCAAACGGTAAGATTGTTCCTACATGGGGTGACGTTCTTAACAGAGCAAACCTAGGTATGGAAGTAATGCACGAGCGTAACGCTCACAACTTCCCACTTGATCTAGCAGCAGCTGAGTCTACAACAGTAGCTCTTTCAGCTCCAGCTATCGGTTAA